The Zobellia alginiliquefaciens genome contains a region encoding:
- a CDS encoding MFS transporter, protein METKTNEMASNANRLFYASCFALITTAFSFSIRAGILPQLGEELSLSGEQLGFINSMWFLGFPLSMVIGGLIYHKVGGKAIMQFAFFAHAVGIIMTIYSGSYTGLLISTLLIGLGNGCTEAACNPMIADAYQGNRMSTMMNRFHMWFPGGIAIGSLISSFMTDMQFSWETQIWLIIIPTLIYAYLFFGQSWPKAKVEEAATIGGNFKAMLSPLFLFMLVCMALTAISEFGPNQWVGLILSKSGANPMIILALTAGLMAVARFFGGNMVAKFNQTGVLLGSAVLATLGIYMFSTQTGAMAYVAAIFFALGVAYFWPNMIGFVADKIPKSGALGLSIVGAVGMFSSSIFQPIIGGWIDSDKAKAAAEGFTGDELDLVSGQATLLTMTIFPGILIVLFTLLYFWMKNRKENPEAEVA, encoded by the coding sequence ATGGAAACAAAAACAAATGAAATGGCCTCAAACGCCAATAGACTTTTTTATGCAAGTTGCTTTGCTTTAATTACAACCGCATTCTCTTTTAGTATTAGGGCCGGTATTCTTCCTCAGTTAGGAGAAGAATTAAGCTTAAGTGGTGAACAATTAGGTTTCATAAATTCCATGTGGTTTTTAGGCTTTCCGTTGTCAATGGTCATAGGCGGACTCATTTATCATAAAGTAGGCGGAAAAGCAATTATGCAATTCGCTTTCTTTGCACATGCCGTTGGTATAATCATGACTATTTACTCAGGAAGTTATACAGGTCTTCTTATCTCAACCCTATTAATAGGTTTAGGAAATGGCTGTACGGAAGCTGCTTGTAACCCAATGATCGCAGATGCCTACCAAGGAAACAGAATGAGTACCATGATGAACCGTTTTCATATGTGGTTCCCAGGTGGTATTGCTATTGGTAGTCTTATCTCTAGCTTTATGACCGATATGCAATTTAGCTGGGAAACTCAAATATGGTTGATTATTATACCAACCTTAATCTATGCCTATTTATTTTTTGGACAATCTTGGCCTAAGGCCAAAGTGGAAGAAGCCGCTACTATTGGAGGAAACTTTAAAGCGATGCTTTCCCCCCTATTCCTTTTTATGTTAGTATGTATGGCATTGACAGCTATATCAGAGTTTGGACCGAACCAATGGGTAGGTCTCATTCTTTCCAAAAGTGGTGCAAACCCAATGATTATTTTAGCACTTACCGCAGGATTAATGGCTGTTGCCAGATTCTTTGGCGGAAATATGGTAGCGAAGTTCAATCAGACGGGAGTTCTATTAGGCTCTGCTGTTTTAGCAACCTTAGGTATTTATATGTTCAGTACACAAACAGGTGCAATGGCGTATGTTGCCGCTATTTTCTTTGCCTTAGGCGTTGCATATTTCTGGCCTAACATGATTGGTTTTGTTGCTGATAAAATTCCAAAAAGTGGTGCTTTAGGGCTTTCTATTGTTGGTGCCGTAGGGATGTTCTCCAGCTCTATCTTTCAGCCTATTATTGGCGGATGGATTGATTCCGATAAAGCAAAAGCCGCTGCGGAAGGTTTTACTGGTGATGAGCTAGATTTGGTTTCCGGTCAAGCTACTTTATTAACGATGACCATATTCCCAGGTATTCTAATCGTACTTTTCACCCTGCTTTATTTCTGGATGAAAAACAGAAAAGAAAATCCGGAAGCGGAAGTCGCATAG
- a CDS encoding universal stress protein — MLKILLPTDFSENSRNAIDYALHFYKDVECVFYLLHAYTPVAYRVDYLLGSPAHVGLGDNWQSETETHINEFCSEIENLNKNEKHSFITHIALESLLVEVLKVTSREGIDIIVMGTQGATGAKSIFLGTRTMSVLKVSTCPVLVIPERCFYKKPAKLALATNYKRNFSADILAPVEQVLTRFSASMHIMHINEEKRLDSIQGSNRNTLDAYLKAFNPNYHWMPNFTSKTKSIQFFLKELDIDFLTMIKHDQDFFGSIMRESVIKKVSFCVEVPFLVVPVTD, encoded by the coding sequence ATGCTAAAAATACTTTTACCAACAGATTTTTCTGAAAATTCTAGAAATGCTATAGATTACGCCCTGCATTTTTATAAAGATGTGGAATGTGTTTTCTACTTGTTACATGCTTATACCCCTGTAGCTTATAGGGTTGATTACCTTTTGGGATCACCAGCACATGTTGGACTTGGGGACAATTGGCAATCAGAAACCGAAACCCATATAAATGAATTCTGTAGTGAAATAGAGAATTTAAATAAAAATGAGAAACATAGTTTCATAACGCATATAGCCTTAGAATCTTTGTTGGTTGAGGTGTTAAAGGTTACCTCCAGAGAGGGAATAGATATAATTGTAATGGGCACACAAGGAGCTACGGGAGCAAAGTCCATATTTTTAGGAACTAGGACCATGAGTGTTTTAAAAGTTTCCACATGTCCCGTATTGGTTATTCCGGAAAGATGTTTTTATAAAAAGCCCGCAAAACTGGCTTTAGCTACGAATTACAAAAGAAATTTCTCCGCAGATATTTTAGCACCGGTAGAACAGGTTCTTACGCGTTTTAGTGCATCAATGCACATTATGCATATAAATGAGGAGAAACGGTTGGATTCAATTCAGGGGTCCAATAGAAATACATTGGATGCCTACTTAAAAGCATTTAATCCTAATTACCACTGGATGCCCAATTTCACGAGTAAAACAAAGAGCATTCAGTTTTTTTTAAAGGAGTTGGATATCGATTTTTTGACTATGATCAAGCATGATCAGGACTTTTTTGGAAGTATTATGAGGGAATCGGTTATCAAAAAAGTAAGTTTTTGTGTGGAAGTACCATTTTTAGTGGTCCCTGTAACTGATTAA
- the galK gene encoding galactokinase: MQFLNNFKPELVISSPGRINLIGEHTDYNMGYVLPTAIEKNITFSFKKNGSDNQCHVYSKTYDTGFEIDLNKVAVSKVEWENYILGVLNEISKRTDKVRGFDCVVESNLPTGSGLSSSAALECGLAFGLNEMFDLGLSKIEMVQLSQTAEHTYVGTQCGIMDQFASVMSEAGNVILLDCRSLEYKHIPIDLYPYKIILLNTKVSHNLASSEYNTRKQECEQGVAVIQQKYPSVKSLRDVDEEMLLASKDYMNPIVYNRCSFIVKENNRVLKMVEALKQNNLKEVGELLYMAHDGISKEYEVSCPESDFLVDFSKDNNQVLGARQTGGGFGGCTLNIVHESAVGDFVSSATKAYKDKFDITLEAFEVRPSGGTTII; encoded by the coding sequence ATGCAATTTTTAAATAATTTTAAGCCAGAGTTGGTCATTTCATCGCCAGGTAGAATTAACCTTATAGGTGAACATACGGATTATAATATGGGGTATGTATTGCCAACGGCTATAGAAAAAAACATCACCTTTAGTTTTAAAAAGAACGGTTCTGATAACCAATGCCACGTATACAGTAAAACGTATGATACGGGGTTTGAAATTGATTTGAATAAAGTAGCCGTTAGCAAGGTAGAGTGGGAGAATTACATTCTTGGTGTATTGAATGAAATCTCAAAACGAACGGATAAGGTAAGGGGTTTTGACTGTGTGGTAGAGAGTAACTTGCCTACAGGGTCAGGACTTAGTTCTTCCGCGGCATTAGAATGTGGGTTGGCGTTTGGTCTTAATGAGATGTTTGATTTGGGCTTGTCCAAGATAGAAATGGTACAGCTTTCTCAAACCGCAGAGCATACCTACGTGGGAACGCAATGTGGTATAATGGACCAATTTGCTTCGGTAATGAGCGAGGCCGGAAATGTTATTCTTTTAGATTGTCGTTCTTTAGAATACAAACATATTCCTATAGACCTATATCCGTATAAAATAATCCTTCTTAATACTAAAGTTTCCCATAACCTAGCTTCTAGTGAATATAATACCCGTAAGCAAGAATGTGAGCAAGGTGTAGCTGTAATACAACAGAAATATCCCAGCGTAAAATCATTGAGGGACGTTGATGAAGAAATGCTTCTTGCTTCCAAAGATTACATGAACCCTATAGTATACAATAGATGTTCTTTTATTGTAAAAGAGAACAATAGGGTGTTAAAGATGGTAGAAGCCTTAAAACAAAACAATCTTAAAGAGGTAGGTGAGTTACTTTATATGGCACATGATGGCATTAGTAAGGAATATGAAGTCAGTTGCCCTGAATCTGATTTCTTGGTAGATTTCTCAAAAGATAACAATCAAGTTTTGGGAGCGCGACAGACCGGCGGTGGCTTTGGTGGCTGTACGTTGAATATTGTACACGAAAGTGCCGTAGGAGACTTTGTAAGCTCGGCTACAAAGGCATACAAAGATAAGTTTGATATTACACTGGAAGCTTTTGAGGTGCGGCCAAGCGGCGGAACAACAATAATATAA
- a CDS encoding dipeptide epimerase, producing the protein MQLDLKKYVLALKHTFSISRESHDFQDTLIVGLSLDGQTGYGETTSNPYYKITVESLTAEIEKIRSEIEAFHIDHPEKFHAFLTTKNLSNFAICALDLAAWDLYGKLQKKPLYDIWGTGNSSYPITNYTIGIAPVEKMLEKMNEMPWPIYKIKLGTEDDVAIVQELRKHTNAIFRIDANCAWSAEETITNAPILKELGVEFLEQPLKADNWEGMEKVLHHSALPVIADESCILETDVQKCALHYSGINIKLTKCGGITPALRMIAEAKEMGVKVMIGCMTESTVGISAIAQLVPQLDYVDMDGPLLLKDDIADGVKILADGKLVFPKLNGTGVTLRS; encoded by the coding sequence ATGCAGTTAGATTTAAAAAAATACGTTTTAGCCCTAAAACACACCTTTAGTATAAGTCGTGAATCCCACGATTTTCAAGATACCCTTATCGTTGGCCTTTCTTTAGATGGACAAACCGGTTACGGCGAAACTACATCAAACCCTTACTATAAAATTACCGTTGAATCTTTAACGGCCGAAATTGAAAAAATAAGGAGTGAAATTGAAGCTTTTCACATAGACCATCCTGAAAAATTCCATGCTTTTTTAACCACAAAAAACTTATCTAATTTTGCCATTTGCGCATTAGATCTTGCTGCTTGGGACCTATATGGAAAACTCCAAAAGAAACCACTTTATGATATATGGGGTACCGGCAATTCTTCATATCCCATAACCAACTACACCATAGGCATTGCTCCCGTTGAAAAAATGCTGGAGAAGATGAACGAAATGCCATGGCCCATCTATAAAATAAAACTGGGCACCGAAGATGATGTGGCCATAGTACAAGAGTTACGCAAGCATACCAATGCTATTTTTAGAATTGATGCCAATTGTGCATGGTCCGCAGAGGAAACTATTACCAATGCCCCCATCTTAAAGGAATTAGGTGTTGAGTTTCTAGAGCAACCCCTTAAAGCCGATAATTGGGAGGGCATGGAAAAAGTATTGCACCATAGCGCACTTCCCGTAATTGCCGATGAAAGCTGTATTCTAGAAACTGATGTTCAAAAATGTGCGTTGCACTATAGTGGCATAAATATTAAACTAACAAAATGTGGAGGCATTACCCCTGCCCTACGAATGATTGCCGAAGCCAAAGAAATGGGAGTTAAAGTAATGATAGGCTGCATGACGGAATCTACAGTTGGCATTTCTGCCATAGCTCAATTGGTACCTCAATTGGATTATGTTGATATGGATGGCCCTCTATTGCTTAAAGACGACATTGCAGATGGCGTAAAAATACTGGCGGACGGAAAACTTGTTTTTCCAAAACTGAATGGAACCGGTGTTACTTTAAGATCATGA
- the trxB gene encoding thioredoxin-disulfide reductase produces MSDKIERLKTLIIGSGPAGYTAAIYAARADLKPVVYTGMEPGGQLTTTTEVDNFPGYPEGIDGPSMMVQLQQQAERFGTDVRIGMATAVELSDTVGGIHKVTIDDNKTIEAESIIISTGASAKYLNIPSEQRLRGGGVSACAVCDGFFYKGQDVAIVGAGDTAAEEASYLANICNKVTMLVRKDYMRASKAMQHRVESLSNVEIKYNTEVDEVLGEQVVEGLRMVNNQTGAKEDIAITGLFIAIGHKPNTDIFKGQLDMDETGYIITKGKSTKTNKPGVFASGDAQDKEYRQAVTAAGTGCMAALDAERYLATVEAPQETV; encoded by the coding sequence ATGTCTGATAAAATAGAAAGGCTAAAGACGTTGATTATAGGATCGGGACCTGCAGGTTATACGGCAGCAATTTATGCGGCTCGTGCAGATTTAAAACCGGTTGTGTATACGGGAATGGAACCTGGAGGACAATTGACCACTACAACGGAGGTTGATAATTTCCCAGGATATCCAGAAGGAATCGATGGCCCTAGTATGATGGTGCAGTTGCAACAACAAGCAGAGCGTTTTGGTACAGATGTCCGAATTGGCATGGCAACTGCCGTTGAGTTAAGCGATACCGTAGGTGGTATTCATAAAGTGACTATTGATGATAATAAAACTATAGAAGCGGAAAGTATCATTATTTCTACTGGTGCTTCTGCAAAATATTTGAATATTCCTAGTGAGCAACGTTTACGTGGAGGAGGAGTTTCCGCATGTGCCGTTTGTGATGGATTCTTTTACAAAGGTCAAGATGTGGCTATTGTTGGTGCAGGAGATACTGCTGCAGAAGAGGCGTCTTATTTAGCTAATATCTGTAATAAGGTAACTATGTTAGTGCGTAAGGACTATATGCGTGCATCTAAAGCTATGCAACATCGTGTAGAAAGCTTAAGCAATGTAGAGATTAAGTATAATACCGAGGTTGATGAGGTTTTAGGAGAACAAGTTGTAGAAGGCCTGCGAATGGTGAACAACCAAACCGGGGCAAAAGAAGATATTGCTATCACAGGTCTTTTTATAGCTATTGGTCATAAGCCAAATACGGATATATTCAAAGGTCAGTTAGATATGGACGAAACGGGATACATCATAACCAAGGGCAAATCTACGAAAACCAATAAGCCAGGTGTTTTTGCTAGTGGCGATGCCCAAGACAAAGAGTACCGCCAAGCGGTAACTGCTGCGGGAACAGGTTGTATGGCCGCGTTGGATGCTGAGCGTTATTTAGCAACTGTAGAAGCTCCACAGGAAACCGTTTAA
- a CDS encoding LytR/AlgR family response regulator transcription factor: MDDLILTCTIIEDSPVHSNELAKLIEQHPNLGLKHIYKNAIEAKNNRANKDIDLIFITVELPLITGFDLIETFTESPQIIMVSSKPDYAFRAFDYDITDYLLKPVMPSRFQKSIEKVIRTTQLSSNHKDEAHFFVKSNSRKVKINYKDIKWVEALGDYVKLVTEKSNHVVLSSMKAFEEKLPHSQFIRIHKSYIINLKRIEKFNNTMVEVEGKKITLSRSRRDSFMSAIGTS, encoded by the coding sequence ATGGATGATTTAATATTGACATGTACAATTATAGAAGATTCTCCCGTTCACAGCAATGAACTGGCAAAGTTAATTGAACAACACCCTAACTTAGGTTTAAAGCATATCTATAAAAACGCAATAGAGGCTAAAAACAATAGGGCAAATAAGGATATAGACCTTATTTTTATTACTGTAGAGTTACCCTTGATTACTGGTTTTGATTTAATCGAAACTTTTACAGAGAGTCCGCAAATCATAATGGTCAGCAGCAAACCAGATTATGCTTTTAGGGCATTTGATTATGATATAACAGATTACCTATTAAAACCCGTTATGCCCTCAAGATTCCAGAAATCTATTGAAAAAGTAATACGCACCACTCAATTAAGTTCAAACCATAAAGATGAAGCTCATTTTTTCGTAAAAAGTAATTCTAGAAAAGTAAAAATCAATTATAAAGATATAAAATGGGTAGAAGCATTGGGAGATTACGTAAAACTGGTTACGGAAAAATCGAATCACGTGGTATTATCATCAATGAAAGCTTTTGAAGAAAAACTGCCCCACTCACAATTTATTCGCATTCATAAATCATACATTATAAACTTAAAAAGAATAGAGAAGTTTAACAACACCATGGTAGAAGTTGAAGGCAAAAAGATAACTTTAAGCAGAAGCAGGAGAGATTCTTTTATGAGCGCAATTGGAACCTCGTAA
- a CDS encoding formylglycine-generating enzyme family protein: protein MHNTIKLFASAALLCLSIGCKEDKSQKVKTEVVQSAEKIEAPKTVEVDTTVIKEKPTDVSAPEGMVWVPGAVFSQGAVPQDKGAMEHEKPAHKVAVDGFFMDVTEVTNDDFRKFVKATGYETVAERQIDWEEMKKQLPEGTPKPHDSIMQPGSLTFKQAKSSVPNLYDFSQWWSWTIGADWQHPNGPDSSIKGKGNYPVVHIAYEDALAYCEWANRRLPTEAEWERAARGNHLNTTYYWGDEDTKLSEKANTWEGEFPVTNVETDGFGLRAPVKSYPANDFGLYDMAGNVWEWTNDWYNTNYYKEVNATYPIAKNPVGADQAYNERDPYAREKVMKGGSFLCNASYCASYRVSSRMATSLDSSLEHLGFRTVATPDMVRNSK from the coding sequence ATGCATAATACAATTAAACTTTTTGCTTCTGCGGCACTTCTTTGCTTGTCAATAGGGTGTAAGGAAGATAAATCTCAGAAAGTAAAAACAGAAGTAGTTCAATCTGCCGAAAAAATAGAAGCTCCCAAAACTGTAGAGGTGGATACTACGGTTATAAAAGAAAAGCCAACGGATGTATCTGCTCCTGAAGGTATGGTTTGGGTTCCCGGAGCTGTATTTTCGCAAGGTGCGGTGCCTCAAGATAAAGGGGCAATGGAGCATGAGAAACCGGCACATAAAGTTGCGGTAGATGGTTTCTTCATGGATGTTACAGAGGTTACCAACGACGACTTTAGGAAATTCGTGAAAGCAACGGGTTATGAAACTGTTGCGGAGCGCCAAATAGATTGGGAGGAAATGAAAAAACAACTTCCTGAAGGAACTCCAAAACCTCATGATAGTATCATGCAACCGGGTTCATTAACTTTTAAGCAAGCAAAGAGTTCCGTACCTAATTTATATGATTTTTCGCAATGGTGGAGCTGGACGATCGGTGCCGATTGGCAACATCCAAACGGGCCTGACAGTTCTATAAAAGGAAAAGGAAATTACCCTGTGGTTCACATTGCTTATGAAGATGCTTTAGCATATTGTGAGTGGGCTAACAGACGTCTGCCGACCGAAGCGGAGTGGGAGCGTGCTGCTCGCGGTAATCATTTGAACACTACTTATTATTGGGGCGATGAGGATACCAAATTATCGGAAAAAGCAAATACTTGGGAAGGTGAGTTTCCGGTTACCAACGTTGAGACAGATGGTTTTGGCCTTCGCGCACCGGTAAAATCATACCCTGCAAACGATTTTGGTTTATATGATATGGCAGGAAATGTATGGGAGTGGACAAATGATTGGTACAACACAAATTATTATAAAGAGGTAAATGCCACTTATCCTATAGCAAAAAATCCGGTAGGAGCTGACCAAGCTTATAATGAAAGAGATCCGTATGCCCGAGAAAAAGTAATGAAAGGCGGTTCGTTTTTATGTAATGCCAGTTACTGTGCCAGTTATAGGGTCTCTTCCCGTATGGCCACAAGTTTAGATTCATCATTAGAACATTTGGGTTTTAGAACTGTTGCTACACCTGATATGGTTCGTAATTCAAAATAA
- a CDS encoding Gfo/Idh/MocA family protein: MKENKTKTSMIKKSRRDFVKNTALFTGGAMLLPNLQMSGMANVLGDKKLKLALVGCGGRGTGAAVQALNADENIELVAMADAFEDRLKGSLANISKAMGETKKINVKEKNQFVGFDAANKAMDLADVVILATPPGFRPQHFEYAINNGKHVFMEKPVATDVPGVRKVLAAAKKAKENKLNVVVGLQRHYQDSYLAAMDHLKKDAIGKIVSGQVYWNSGGVWVRERQAGQSELEYQMRNWYYFNWLCGDHILEQHIHNIDVANWFVGEYPISAQGMGGRQVRNGKDHGEIYDHHFVEYTYPSGAVIASQCRHQPETMSKVSEFFQGTKGTVYTKGDTATLTDWNGNAIFEHRGKDDPNPYEVEHVKLFESIRNGGVIADAENGAKSTMSAIIGRMATYSGKVIKWDEAMQSNIDLAPDELTWDSPAPVQPNADGTYNIPKPGETVVI; encoded by the coding sequence ATGAAAGAAAACAAGACCAAAACCAGTATGATCAAAAAATCAAGAAGAGATTTTGTAAAGAACACCGCATTGTTTACCGGCGGAGCTATGTTATTGCCTAACCTACAAATGAGTGGTATGGCTAATGTATTAGGAGACAAAAAGTTGAAATTGGCGTTGGTAGGTTGCGGAGGTCGCGGTACTGGTGCTGCGGTACAAGCACTTAATGCCGATGAAAATATAGAATTGGTGGCAATGGCAGATGCCTTTGAAGATCGCTTAAAAGGAAGCTTGGCGAACATTTCTAAGGCCATGGGTGAGACCAAAAAAATAAACGTAAAAGAAAAGAATCAATTTGTTGGTTTTGATGCGGCTAACAAAGCTATGGATTTAGCCGATGTGGTTATTTTGGCGACACCTCCGGGTTTCCGTCCTCAACATTTTGAATATGCTATAAACAACGGCAAGCACGTGTTTATGGAAAAACCAGTTGCAACAGATGTACCAGGTGTTCGTAAGGTCTTAGCTGCGGCAAAAAAGGCAAAAGAGAATAAGTTAAATGTAGTAGTAGGTCTTCAAAGACATTATCAAGACAGTTATTTGGCTGCGATGGACCACCTTAAAAAAGATGCCATCGGTAAAATTGTTTCTGGGCAAGTGTATTGGAACAGTGGCGGAGTTTGGGTTCGTGAGCGTCAAGCAGGGCAAAGCGAGCTTGAATATCAAATGCGAAACTGGTACTACTTTAATTGGTTGTGCGGTGATCACATTTTAGAGCAGCACATACATAATATAGATGTCGCAAACTGGTTTGTTGGTGAATATCCTATTTCTGCGCAAGGTATGGGAGGTAGACAAGTCCGTAACGGAAAAGACCATGGTGAAATTTATGATCATCATTTTGTGGAATATACTTATCCCAGTGGTGCCGTAATAGCTAGTCAATGTCGTCACCAACCGGAAACTATGAGTAAGGTTTCAGAATTTTTCCAGGGAACAAAAGGTACGGTTTATACTAAAGGAGATACAGCTACCTTAACGGATTGGAACGGTAACGCTATATTTGAGCACAGAGGTAAAGATGATCCAAACCCATATGAGGTAGAGCATGTGAAGCTTTTTGAATCAATTAGGAATGGAGGCGTAATTGCAGATGCCGAAAATGGGGCCAAAAGTACCATGAGTGCTATTATTGGTAGAATGGCTACATATTCAGGTAAAGTTATCAAATGGGATGAGGCCATGCAGTCAAATATAGATTTGGCACCGGACGAATTAACATGGGATTCTCCTGCTCCTGTTCAGCCTAATGCAGATGGTACTTATAACATTCCAAAACCTGGGGAAACAGTCGTAATTTAA
- a CDS encoding aminotransferase class I/II-fold pyridoxal phosphate-dependent enzyme codes for MSHYIDTFPGRKIKLNGVSHLYFGGTSYLGLQTDDDFQNLFINNINKYGTNYGASRKSNIRLRVFDEAESYLANLVGSEGCITLSSGYLAGQFLAQALNTKQHHFFYAPNTHSALYQTIKKPYTTFAALNIAIHEHLASSKTTPIVFLDSIDFSGCNYPNFEALKVLPLEDVILVVDDSHGLGIVGENGGGVYSILSKLKIKELIVCGSLGKGFGVQAGAIFGTGERIHSLTETSFYGGASPATPAAMATLVEADIIYDIKRKRLQRNIDHFSRHLKKRKTFHFMKGHPAYTFSDVQLTEYLEANRIIVTSFPYPDESAPLMSRIVLSAAHKKKDIEHVLHCINILP; via the coding sequence ATGAGCCACTACATTGACACATTTCCGGGAAGAAAAATTAAGCTTAACGGAGTTTCTCACCTTTATTTTGGCGGCACCTCTTATTTAGGCCTTCAGACCGATGATGATTTTCAGAATTTATTTATAAATAATATTAACAAATACGGCACCAATTATGGCGCTTCAAGAAAATCGAATATTCGTCTAAGGGTGTTTGACGAGGCCGAGAGTTATTTGGCCAATTTAGTAGGTAGCGAAGGATGCATAACCTTATCTTCAGGATATTTGGCAGGTCAGTTTTTAGCTCAGGCACTCAACACAAAACAGCATCATTTTTTTTACGCCCCAAATACACATTCCGCTCTATATCAAACCATAAAAAAACCATACACTACTTTTGCCGCACTGAATATTGCCATCCACGAGCATTTGGCATCTAGCAAAACTACGCCCATAGTGTTTTTGGACAGTATTGATTTTTCAGGATGTAATTACCCTAATTTTGAAGCCCTAAAAGTTCTTCCCCTTGAAGATGTTATTTTAGTTGTAGATGATTCTCATGGTTTGGGAATCGTGGGAGAGAATGGCGGTGGCGTTTATTCCATTTTATCTAAGTTAAAAATTAAAGAACTTATTGTTTGCGGGTCATTGGGCAAGGGTTTTGGGGTTCAGGCAGGTGCCATCTTTGGTACGGGCGAGCGTATCCACTCTTTAACCGAGACCTCTTTTTATGGTGGTGCAAGTCCGGCAACACCGGCTGCTATGGCCACACTTGTAGAGGCCGATATTATTTACGATATAAAAAGAAAGCGATTACAACGAAATATAGATCACTTTTCTAGGCACCTGAAAAAGCGAAAAACATTTCATTTCATGAAGGGGCATCCCGCATATACTTTTTCGGACGTACAATTAACCGAATACCTTGAAGCCAACCGAATTATCGTTACCAGCTTTCCCTATCCGGATGAAAGTGCGCCGCTTATGAGCAGAATCGTATTGAGCGCCGCCCATAAAAAAAAGGATATTGAGCACGTATTACATTGCATCAATATCCTTCCTTAG
- a CDS encoding LytR/AlgR family response regulator transcription factor, translating to MNSVKLTCVVIDDSKTQRTAVAKLINNHINLRFIADYKNAVDAQKHMGENNIDLVFLDIEMPLINGFQFIDSLKNRPQIILISAKEQYAMQAFDYDVTDYLLKPIGQERFNTAIKKALQNNIEIEENEDDYIFVNSKLKKVKLPLGDIKWVEGLGDYIKVITDEQNILILSTMKSFAEKLPEDRFLRVHKSYIINLDKVEKFNGSQVEVCGHSIPLSRHKKLALEDALLNSQAH from the coding sequence ATGAACTCTGTAAAATTAACGTGTGTAGTAATAGACGACTCTAAGACGCAGCGCACGGCAGTTGCAAAACTTATAAACAACCACATCAATCTCCGTTTTATTGCAGACTACAAGAACGCTGTGGATGCTCAAAAACATATGGGGGAAAACAACATTGACCTCGTTTTTTTAGATATTGAAATGCCCCTTATTAATGGGTTTCAATTTATAGACTCTTTAAAGAACCGACCACAAATTATTCTCATATCAGCCAAAGAACAATATGCCATGCAGGCCTTTGATTATGATGTAACGGATTATCTTCTTAAGCCTATTGGGCAAGAACGTTTTAATACCGCCATTAAAAAAGCGCTCCAAAACAATATTGAAATTGAAGAAAACGAGGACGACTATATTTTTGTAAATAGCAAACTAAAAAAAGTAAAATTACCTCTTGGTGATATAAAATGGGTTGAAGGCCTAGGTGATTATATTAAAGTCATTACCGATGAACAGAACATTTTAATTCTGTCTACCATGAAATCTTTCGCGGAAAAACTTCCGGAAGACAGATTTCTAAGGGTTCACAAATCATACATTATAAATCTTGATAAAGTGGAGAAGTTTAACGGCTCGCAGGTTGAAGTATGCGGACATTCAATTCCACTAAGCAGGCACAAAAAACTCGCATTAGAAGACGCCCTATTGAATTCACAGGCGCACTAG